acactccaggcatttatagggtttttccccagtgtgagttctttgatgtgaacgtagtcctgaactacaaacaaagctctgtccacactccaggcatttatagggtttctccccagtgtgactcctttgatgtctatgtaagcttcccttccgagcaaagctctgtccacactccaggcagttatagggttcctccccagtgtgagttctttgatgtgaacgtagtcctgaactacaaacaaagctctgtccacactccaggcatttatatggtttctccccagtgtgagtccattgATGTGAACGTAATCCTGAACTACAAGTatagctttgtccacactccaggcatttatagggtttctccccagtgtgagttctttgatgtgaacgtagatttgaactacgagcaaagctctgtccacactccaggcagttatagggtttctcccaggtgtgagttctttgatgtctatgtaagtgtcccttctgagcaaagctttgtccacactccaggcagttatagggtttctccccagtgtgagtcctttgatgtgaacgtaatcCTGAACTACAAGTatagctttgtccacactccaggcatttatagggtttctccccagtgtgagttctttgatgtaaacgtagtcctgaactacgagtatagctctgtccacactccaggcatttatagggtttctccccagtgtgaattccttgatgtgaacgtagtcctgaactacgagcaaagctctgtccacactccaggcagttatagggtttctccccagtgtgagttctttgatgtgaacgtagatttgaacTAAAAGCAaatctctgtccacactccaggcagttatagggtttctccccagtgtgagtcctttgatgtgaatctaAGTGTCCCttttgagtaaagctctgtccacactccaggcagttatagggtttctccccagtgtgagttctttgatgtgaatgtagacttccattatgagcaaagctctgtccacactccgggcatttaaaaggtttctccccagtgtgagtcctttgatgtgaacgtagaactgaactctcagtgaagctctgtccacactccgggcatttaaaaggtttctccccagtgtgagtcctttgatgtgaacgtagacctgaactcccagtgaagctctgtccacactccgggcatttaaaaggtttctccccagtgtgagtccttagaTGTGAAtataggcctgaactatgagtgaagctcttttcacactccgggcatttaaaaggtttctccccagtgtgagtcctttcatgcagTAGCAGATTGCTCCtccaactgaagctctttccacactcaaggcatgtatagggtttctcctccatgtcGACAGTTTTGTGATATGGACACGTGagtgttccctttttctttctgatcAAAATTGAGTTCCACAAGATTGGCACCTAGAGAGGATTTCTTCTTCCCACaggatttctttcattattgccctttggtttccaaattcctcaatctccactagatattgatattttctttttatgccCGTGGTGACTTCATAGGGTCTTCATTTCCCTGATCAAGAAAGAAGAGCAAAAGGTTAAACATGAACCTGCAAACTTCCTTTATTTCCAAGATGATCCTCTTTTCCATTCAGTGCTTGTGTTGAAAATTGAACTACCCAGAAATGGAGATATGAAGGGTCTCAAGGACACACAGAAACAAGCAAAGGTGATCACAGATTTATGAACTATAAGGGATGGattcagaaggaaagaagggagggaggatgaaAATAATGAGTGattgatggaaggaaagagggatggatggaagaaaaagGGACCTTCGTACAATACTAAAGAACCACATTGGTTTTGTTGGCTTGACCTAAACATGGCTAAAGAAACACAAGGCAGACAGTCAAACAGACCATAGACAGGACGTCATTCACTCTGAATAATGGGTTTCCTTGAATTAGTTATAAGTTATAAGTTATTAGTTATAAGTTAAATCTTAAGAGGCACAATGATCCCTTTCCTGATGATTTCATGAATTTCAGGTTCCCTTTCAGGCCACAAGGGATCCCAGGTCCGTCTCCTGTGCATCCCAAATTGGACCTCTGCTGCCACCACATTTCCTACATCTCTCAAAGGAACCCCAAATTCCCAAAGacgttgccttcctgcctggcaaattcAACACCCCATTTAGGCATGCTGAGATGTCCACAGAACTGGTCTCGCCTGGACTAAGTCCCCGTTGGGCTGTTCACTCCCTTGGTTGAGCCGCAGGACGGCATGCAAATTCACAGGCACAGCGCAGTCGGGAAACCCTCCTTCCTGCCCAGCCCTTTCCACCCCTGTCCATTTCCGCCTCTATTTCCTGCCCTCTGTTGTGGGGAAAGGCTTTTCAGCAGGTGAAGGCGATTGAGAGAAACACGGGTTATGTGCACAGGGTTGTAGGAACGTGTCTGCCGTAATCTAAGCCATTAAATCCCAACCTGGGGAAGAACGGCACCCACTCTGTCCATTCCTGTCCTGGAAGATGCCTCACAAATGACTTACTGAGCATGAGCAAAACAGAGGGAAAAGGGAGGGAGCAGATAATTCAATTGCCCCCTCCCCCGGCATTAAATAAAAGTATGGGCCTCAATATTTGGCCAACCAAAAGGAAATCTTGAGAAAAACAGAGGCTGTGGGGAAAAAAGTCTGCCTGGATACTTTTTGGAGGATGCCTCcaagggcccgtccagacagtccCTTCATCCCAGGAGCTTCCGTAGTAAACAGTAGGGTGGCCAGACACCGTTCCCTGTAAACCCAAAAGCAACCGCTAGAAAAGGCAAAAAACGTGAGATttccaggtgtgggaatatcGTGGTTTTTGCCAAATATCCAGATCTTCGCATGTCTGCATGTCCCTGGAATCGGAAATCACAGGATTTTTGAACTgggtttgttcccgggttttagATGCTTGTTCATGATTGGTTGGTTCCTAAAAGGAAGGTGACACTCGagtaagaaggcaaaaactttggccagggaagaggaacttcacccttcacctgtttaatgaaggttGTGGCTGAAAAATcgagttcctggggtgcaacaagtaccttCACAGTAAGCAGTACACAATGACACAGgagcagacactttcaaaccaggaacagaatgccatcattactataattactcaCACTTTGTTGTATGCCATCGGTGAAGACAGGTTTTGTAGTGTACTTGCGCCAGGGAACAACATGATGATATTGCCAGGCTATatatgttggttcctcattgggtgtgtgctgacaacatgggtaacGTAAATGACAAATGCTTACTACGGGCTGTTGGGACAGGgacgtgctggagaggaatgtaaatatatAGAGacaaggtcatgcaggtggctaatagggaAAGTCATGTGGAACCTAGGAACAGCGCCCTGTTGTtcgatgccacaagtacacaaccaaatctgtctggacagatggccaggcagccaggctgtaAAAGTAGAAGATAAGGACAAACTTCTGTTCCTGGCTTACAATTGCctgttcctgttttattgtgcagtgctgacttgggcaaggTGGCCCTGccccattaggtttgtttgtgtggcaaatACTTCATGAAACGTTTGGAGGgcagtttctctggccaggacaaagaacggaaCTGTTGCAGTGATCCGCATATCTGAATCTCTGCAAATCTGCAtcttgccatttttttaaaaaaacccgctGAGGTTTCAGGCAGAAGTCCTGCAGCAACCATTTTGGGAGCCTCTAACtctcggaacaaagcagcaagtctggacaatggaggcagaaatcccaggaccaacaggtctgtatgtggacctcatCTGAAGTTCTGGGatcttttgcccctgtttaaaacccgtgatttagtgctgtctggaagtgccccaaGTGGCCTCTACAAGGTCCAAAATGCTGTTCTCTGCTTCTGAAAGGCTTCCCTGACCTGGGACACACCTACCATGTAGAACAAACACAAACTGAGTCCAACCTCAGCTGCCATAGATCAATACTatagaatttttgggagttgccATTCAATAAGGCATCAGCTGTCATGGATCACTCTATCTTCGAAGGAAGCCTTAGGAGTGACCATGCCATCAAAGAGCTGTGAACAAGAAGCTGTTAATGATGACCATCTGGGTGATCAAGGGTGGGAGAGGGAAGGTAACCATAATGGTTGTTATGGAGACAGCAGTTAGGTTCCATGGGAATGTGTAAACAATGAGGCGGTGAAAGGAAACAGGGAAGAGATATAACCTTGTGCATTAGGGTTAGAGCTTAGAAGCAACTTTCTTTCTGACATTAAGCCCTGTCTCTTCGAAAGGCTCTTTCTCTACCAACAATGAGAGGTGTGTAGCAGCAGGATGTCAGAGACTGGACACCTAGCGAGGCCTTAGAGACAACCCCGCAGGAGTTCTCCCCCTGTGGGACTGCAGCTCTCATGGCTGCCCTAGCACTCGACCCGTCATTTCTGGGAGAAGACCCAGAAGAGTCACTAAATTTGGGAGAGAATAGAGGACCACAGAGTTTGACCCAGTATCCTGTGGGCCAAGGAGTCCCAGGTCTCTAGAGGAATGGATCATCTTAGCGGGCAGAGTGGAGTATGACAAAGAGCAAGTGAGACAAGGAGCCAGGGATGGCGTCATCAGGAGAAACACCGCaattgtcaggatgcaaaaagccAACTGACCTTTTCACATCCGACCAGAGcaaaggggcgggggggggggggggagagccggAAGAGGAAGACCATTTGTTTGGAAAGACTGATTTATGACCTGCTTTGGGTTTCAAACATGGGAAAGAACTGTTGACGGGAAGGTGTGAATGGGAAGGGGGAAAcgtgggagagggagggaagaagcatCTTGATATACTGGGGGGGCTGGCGGAAAAGGGACAGTGTAAGCTTTGtgatcatcttggcaaggcggattcaataaagtttccatagccccagctgtgtgagcctacctttgtgtcctacaccttccaaggactgacagcaATAGCCTTGGGAGGAGGAGGTCCACAGAATCCTCCACAAGGATGGTTgagcagccaggaaagaaaaGGACAACGGGATCCTTGTTTCCCATGCGGGAAGGAAAGCCGTCGAGCAGCAGAGTGCTGGAGGGAGCCACATCGGCCCAGGGAGAGAAAGGACAGTCCCGACAGGCCCCACCAGCTAGAATGGGGAAGGACAAAGCCCACGGCCCTACACAGAGAGAGTGAGCACAGGGACCCATGCACCGACTGGGACAGCAAGGACTCCCTCCTGCTGGGAAACGAGAATGATCTGCTCTAAGGAATGCTCGACAGCAGATGTCAGCCACCAGGAGCATCATGCCAGCAGTGAGTCTGAACTGCAAGACCAGAAGAATACCCGACAAAATGGAGAAAGCTGCGATGCAAGATGGCATGGAGGTTCTGGCAGCTAAAAGTGAGAAACACCTGAACCATgaatttgtacaattaaaaaattactttttcaaataactgggCCAACGCTggggacccaagctagtaatatactgtatatataattatacaatctatatatgcagaaatgcttgaccactccaacaactatcatgtcagactacacagagaagccattgaaatccacaagcatgtggacaacttcaacagaaaggaggaaaccatgaaaatgaacaaaatctggctaccagtattaaaaaactcaaaactcagaacagtaaatgggaagcaacactctgagggcagaggagccccaaggacggctaatgactctgaacaggggatgccccccaggcaagagacaaacctttccaatgctaattagggtgattaattgcaacattaatgctggcttccaactgacaaaggactcttgtcacaccctggactctccacagatatatatttaccttccttgcctagtttatccatgcctcacaacctctgaggatgcctgccatagatgtgggcgaaacatcaggagagaatacttctggaacatggccacacaccccgaaagacatacaacaaccctatatatgCATAACCTGGCACATATTATATAATACGAGCTTGGGGACGAAGAAATCCTCCAAATGACCAAGGATCTGCCTTCCCACCCGGCTCATTCAAACCCACACTGAGGCTTGTTGGGATGTTCCCAAAATGAGTCCATGCTGAACGAAGTTCCATTCAGGCCATTCATTCCCTCAGTCGAACAGCGAGGAAAGAGCAAGGCGAGGAGATAAGCCAGTCCCGTCCGCCCCTCCTGTCAATCAAAACACGACCTGCAAGTTTGGACAGGCAAAAGGAAATCAAGAGGGAACTGGAGGTTGTGCAAAGAAAGGAAAGGTCTTCCCGGGATGCCTTTGGGAGGGAAGAGGCCTTCAAGGAGTCTCCAAAAGGCCTACATGGTTTCCTTTGATTCTGTAAGGCTTCCCTGATTTGGGCCACTAATGCAGCGtgactccattttaactgctcaCTGAGACcaaattcctgggagttgtagtttaagaaGGCAAGAGCTTTCTGTGGCAGAGACATTTAGACACCACAtgaagctacagctcccaggattctgcagCACTGAGTCCCAGtagtcagtacagtagagtctggctCATCCAACATAATGGAGTCCCTGGGTAGATCAGGCGcgggtcaacttgggccctccctccaggtacttaagtggctgagggggaacaGGAAAGGTCCTGAAGCTGTTAGCAATGGTGGTTAGCAACTTTCTACCAAGTTACACTGTAATGTACACCGCCGGGAGGGGTGAGACGTGGTCGGCAAAGGTCGGAAGCTGTGCCCAACGGGAAAGGTCTCCGCCGGCCGCGTCTCTTCCCTCCCGGTGAGCATTCTGTGTGCGGAAAGGCCCACTGCATtgttcacatctggagaaaggacGAATGGGAGACCCACTAATTAAATAAGAGATGAAATGCAGACTTTTAAACCCCAGTGAAGAAGATTGGAGGTCAACAAAATCCCCTTCTctgtcttttcccttctttccatccCATGTTCTACCTTATACCCCGAGAAAAAAAAAATCGCCTTCACCCAGGTGGTAGTTGTCCCTACTCTTATCCAGGACCCTTTCCTGTCCCTGATATTCCCATTTTATAACactgtaataaatatttttgtcaattaaaattatattttaaaatgctaatataATAGTGGTGCAGGAGACACGCCTTAAACAACAGGCCAGGAAATACTTTTAACCAAAAAGAGTGGGAGAAGAATTGGTTTCAGCAGGAACTTCCAAAAGAAATGGCCTGTTATTGTATATCCTCAAATTCTGGCAACCTCAAATGGTTAAGATAAAAAAAAGATTTCTAATGGCAATGATaaaattacaaacaaagaaaacacTTGTCAATATTTATGCTTCTAACTATGCAAAAGCTTCTTTCTTTGAAACTTTTTGGAAAGAGATGGAGGATATTGACTGCAACTctattgtggatttcaatatggattttgaaaaactatAAAGCCAATTCAAGAGAATCAAGGAAAATGCTTCTGGATTAGGGTAGAAAAACTGTCAATCATAGATCTCTGGAGGTTCTTACACCCAGAAGAAAAGAACGAAACCTTCTTCTCTGATAGAGAGACACAAGTCATACTCAAGAATTGATATCATTTGGATCACTAAATATTAAGTAAATCTTCATTCAAAAGCGCAAATCCAGTCAAGTATAATTTCAGGCCACTGTCCAACTACAATAGAAACCGCAATCCCAAGAAAgggatctgcaagttcagtagctcagcggtttaatccgctgcgccactgggggaggggaacctttacgtttacctaaACTATTCTTCATTACTTCATACTTCTTCATACTTCATTATTGAAAGTGGGGCTGACTTAGCATGTGTCACAGAAACCTGGTTGCAGGAGGGTGATGAGGTCCTCCTCCAGGAATTATCATCTCCAGATTTTGttatcacccaccagatgcggaccGGGAGACGGGGGGGTGGAGTGGCAATGCTCGCACGAGAAAATTGATCTCTGAGGGCGGCTCCCACTCCAAACATCTCTGGTATGGAAAGCGTTGGCCTTGTGTGGGATTCACAGGAGAGTATAGCCTTTctactggtgtaccgtgcgcctaatgCACCAGTGGACAGCCTATCACAGCTGCTAGAGGTTGTGTCGGAGtgggccttgaggttccccaggcttattgttttgggggacttcaatgtccatgctgatgcaggctccttctcctcagcagctgaagacctagTGTCGACCTAGTGTCGACCATGGCgacactaggactctcacttTATAATACTGGGCCTACACATCAGGCTGGCCACACACGATTTGATCTTTGGGGTTGGAATCCAAGTGACCCTAACCTCCGTTtcggaggttccatggtcggaccaCTGTGCCCTAGGAATCCGTATAGAGCACACCAACCCACCCAACCTGGGCGCCAAACCTATTTGGGTTCGCCCGAAGAGACTAATGGAACCGGTCAGGTTCCTGAATGCTCTAAAGGCCATagaacctgtcagcgactcactggAGGTGCAAGTGGATACATGGAACACCAAATTATCCAATGCACTTGATGAGATCGCACCTAGACGCCTTCTCCGACCCCGTAAGAAtcagtctccttggttcactgaggagctccgtgcgatgaaacgggagaagagacggctagaggtcaTGTGGCGGGAACGCCGTGATGAGGAATCGGAATCAGCTTATAAGAAGTCCAGAGAGTCTTATGAGCAGACTATCACCGAGGCAAAAAAGTCgtattatgcttccttgatagcgtctgcgagctcacacccagcacaattatttaagatcattagatccctgacaaaggtcccttctgttccaaacaataatgacctggctccttctgctgaggttttccagagctattttgcagacaagatctcgcttcttcgtcgggaactccctgccacgatggatacagtaactgaacttgagactccgtggccactctctgggcccatcctggactggtttaccccgctggatgcagaggctgtcgacaggatcatgactgcagctaggccgaccacctgctccttcgatccgtgtccctcctggctagtaaaatcctgcctagatggattacgtgaacctctgttgaatataataaatagctcccttgagcaaggagtttttccagagggtttaaaagaggcatcaGTATCTCCaatgctgaagaaaccagacttagatcgttcgcttcccgctagctaccgcccagtctcgaaccttccgtttctgggcaagctggttgagaggcagcagtggaacagttgcagccgttcctcaatgacacagccggacttgatcccttccagtccggcttccgtagggggcacgggacggagactgtgctggtcgccatcacagaccaacttcgctgccagagggatcaaggcggatcagcgctgctcgtgttattggatctcacagcagcatttgatacggtcgaccacaatctattgacccatcgcctagccatgacgggggttagggggataccccttaaatgggtgtcctccttcctccaaaatcggggacagcgggtggtgaggggagggttggtttccgcgtggtctccgctaacttgtggggtcccacagggagctattctctctcctctattatttaacatctatatgcgaccgcttgcccgactggtttgggctcgagtgccaccagtacgctgatgacactcagctcattctgaggatggagggccagccggactccgtacccgatagtttccatcagtgccttgaagccgttactagatggttgcgtgccagcaggttgagggtgaatccagcgaagacggagatcctttggctgggccgtccgggtggaaGGGatatccagctgcctaccctggatggtgagacactacgtccgtcatcttctgtaaaaagtcttggtgtcttatcagaccctctgctcacaatggaggcccaggtctctgctgtgagcagatctgcgtttttccatctacgccaggctaggcgactggctccctacctatctaggaacgacctggcgacggtgatccaggcgacggtcatctcgaggctcgactactgtaacgccctctacattggccttcctctgtcagtgatccggaaaccgaagctggtgcaaaacgcggcggctcgtcttctcgccggggtgctggcgaggtggcgtatcaccccaattcttcaacagctgcactggctaccgattgagtaccggattactttcaagatactagtactaactttcaaggccttacatggtctggggccagcgtacctgagggcccgcttatcaccctaccaaccccagGGATTACTTCAgtctgaagaccaaaatttgcttgaagtccctaacatacggacttatcatttgtcttccactaggcagagagccttctcggttgtagcccctcaattatggaatgccttgccagtggaaactcgaaccacccgagacttacttgcctttcggaaagcctgcaaaaccttgctcttccgacaagcgttcaatgggtgaaagactcggggctatgtctgtttttattgttgcttttattgttgcttttattgtttttattgttattttaaagcccaatgtattgttttaatctatttttgtaaaccgctccgagccaaaccgggagtagcggtatataagtttaataataataataataattaataaataaataacaataagggaggaggaaggaagggaaggaagaatggagtgaggtgggaaggaaggaaggaacaaggaaGTGATTGGGAGTTGGAAAATATAGATAGTGACatctatatattgtatgtacgtaataataataacaactttatttttatatcccaccacaatctctctccccgaagggactcggggcagcttgcatggagaccaagcccagcataaacaaggccTCCAGGTCATTTTTATGAGCGTCCTCAGGTCTTTTATCAagccatgttttatttttaatgtaattttattatgttttatcaatttgttttattacaatgtttgtaccacttgggcttggccctgtgtaagctgccccaagtcccttcagggagatggaggcgggatataaaaataaagttggtgttgttgttattattattataacaccattaaaaacatataacaaataaacaatacaatgaaaacaactgaaacaagaaaaagaaaaacatcataaaagtaCATAATCAACTGACATCAACCGACCAGTTGCAGTACATTACAATATAgtgataatgctgatattgtgctatgctaatatattatagtatatacgtacaatataatgcaatacaatataatactacactattataattgtatattacatattacatgtaatattgcagtacattacaatatagtgataatgctgatattgtgctatgctaatatattatagtatatacgtataatataatgcaatacaatataatactacactattataattgtatattacgtattacatgtaatattgcagtacattacaatatagtaatagataatgctgatcttgtgctgtgctaatatattatagtatatacgtacaatataatgcaatacaatacaataatactacactattataattgtatattacctattacatgtaatattgcagtacattacaatatagtaatagataatgctgatattgtgctgtgctaatatattatagtatatacgtacaatataatgcaatacaatacaa
This window of the Anolis carolinensis isolate JA03-04 unplaced genomic scaffold, rAnoCar3.1.pri scaffold_17, whole genome shotgun sequence genome carries:
- the LOC134294570 gene encoding zinc finger protein 658B-like, whose amino-acid sequence is MEEKPYTCLECGKSFSWRSNLLLHERTHTGEKPFKCPECEKSFTHSSGLYSHLRTHTGEKPFKCPECGQSFTGSSGLRSHQRTHTGEKPFKCPECGQSFTESSVLRSHQRTHTGEKPFKCPECGQSFAHNGSLHSHQRTHTGEKPYNCLECGQSFTQKGHLDSHQRTHTGEKPYNCLECGQRFAFSSNLRSHQRTHTGEKPYNCLECGQSFARSSGLRSHQGIHTGEKPYKCLECGQSYTRSSGLRLHQRTHTGEKPYKCLECGQSYTCSSGLRSHQRTHTGEKPYNCLECGQSFAQKGHLHRHQRTHTWEKPYNCLECGQSFARSSNLRSHQRTHTGEKPYKCLECGQSYTCSSGLRSHQWTHTGEKPYKCLECGQSFVCSSGLRSHQRTHTGEEPYNCLECGQSFARKGSLHRHQRSHTGEKPYKCLECGQSFVCSSGLRSHQRTHTGEKPYKCLECGQSFTRKGSLHRHQRSHTGEKSYKCLECGQSFVCSSGLRSHQRTHTGEKPYKCLECGQSFAHSSGLRSHQRIHTGEKPYNCLECGQSFIQKGNLHTHQGTHTGEKPYKCLECGQSFIQSSSLRSHQRTHNWGETL